A window of Rhinatrema bivittatum chromosome 2, aRhiBiv1.1, whole genome shotgun sequence contains these coding sequences:
- the LOC115083623 gene encoding oocyte zinc finger protein XlCOF6-like, protein MPAGAAAQVSLTFQDIAVCLSQEEWEYLEEWQKELYKDVMKENYQTLSSLGTGSPTITPEIISRIERGEEPYIREEPGSEEGGAGKSSCSELDETKSRHEETHPEEPTKHLAVTKIVLEKDGADTCPCCDWEENCWNQCKPEERLRPLAGDSTENVAPCEQSTQHLREQAGMRLYSGSQCASKVIKVHQKIHTREKLFPSRECNKSFIYSSQLKMHQKIHAGEKQFTGMDYDKIFSWKSKMKKHQRMHTGEKQFTCTECDKCFISESYLKIHGRIHAGEEPFTCTEYDESFRSKHELKTHETTHTGQRSFTCPKCDQSFSRKSKLKMHEKIHMVEKPFKCTVCVNSFSRKCKLKIHKRMHTGKNPFTCNEHDPSCKCKSELKIHERNHIEEKPFTCNDCEKSFRYKSELKSHERIHTGEKPFTCSECDKSFRSKGEVKSHERVHTGEKPFTCSECDKSFISKSYLKIHERIHTGEKPFLCTQCDKSFRSKPEMKMHVRIHTGEKPFTCTECDKSFSRKSKLTMHERIHTGERPFTCMDCDKCFRCKSELKSHEKIHVGEKPFTCNECEKRFRFKSRLKRHEKIHTGEKPFTCTECDKRFRSKSELNSHERIHTGEKPFICLECVKSFRCKSQLKIHERIHTEEKLFTCTECDKSFTMKAHLKSHERIHTGEKPFTCRECDKSFSWKSILKRHERIHTGENPFTYECDKRFRSKSHLKSHERAHTGENPFTCTVIKASVGNQF, encoded by the exons atgcctgcaggagctgCTGCTCAG GTCTCATTAACCTTTCAGGACATCGCTGTCTgtctctcccaggaggagtgggagtatttagaagaatggcagaaggagctttacaaggatgtgatgaaggagaattatcagaCCCTCAGCTCACTGG GAACAGGCTCCCCGACCATCACCCCTGAGATTATCTCCCGCATTGAACGAGGGGAAGAGCCGTACATCAGGGAGGAGCCGGGGTCAGAGGAAGGAGGAGCTGGGaaaagcagctgctcag AGCTTGATGAGACCAAGAGCAGACACGAGGAGACGCATCCTGAGGAACCCACTAAACATCTGGCAGTGACTAAGATTGTGTTGGAGAAAGATGGAGCGGATACCTGCCCCTGTTGTGACTGGGAGGAAAACTGCTGGAATCAGTGCAAGCCAGAGGAAAGGCTGAGACCCCTGGCAGGAGACTCCACTGAGAATGTGGCTCCCTGTGAGCAAAGTACACAACACCTGAGAGAACAGGCTGGGATGAGACTCTATTCAGGCAGTCAATGTGCAAGTAAAGTAATAAAAGTTCACCAGAAGATTCATACAAGAGAGAAATTATTTCCAAGTagagaatgtaataaaagcttcatttATTCATCACAACTGAAAATGCACCAGAAGATCCATGCAGGAGAAAAGCAATTTACAGGTATGGACTATGATAAAATCTTCAGTTggaaatcaaaaatgaaaaagcatCAAAGGatgcacacaggagagaaacaatttacatgcactgagtgtgataaatgCTTCATTAGCGAATCATACTTGAAAATACATGGAAGGATCCATGCAGGAGAGgaaccatttacatgcactgagtaTGATGAAAGCTTCCGTTCAAAACATGAACTGAAAACACATGAAACTACCCATACAGGACAGAGATCATTTACATGCCCCAAGTGTGATCAAAGCTTCAGTagaaaatcaaaactgaaaatgcatgAAAAGATCCATATggtagagaaaccatttaaatgcactGTGTGTGTTAACAGTTTCAGCAGGAAATGTAAACTGAAAATTCATAAAAGGATGCACACCGGAAAGAATCCATTTACATGCAATGAGCATGATCCAAGCTGCAAGTGTAAATCAGAGCTGAAAATCCATGAAAGAAACCACATtgaagagaaaccatttacatgcaatgATTGTGAAAAAAGCTTCAGGTATAAATCAGAGTTGAAAAgccatgaaaggatccacacaggagagaaaccatttacatgcagtgagtgtgataaaagcttcaggaGTAAAGGAGAGGTGAAAAGCCATGAAAGAGTCCACACAGgcgagaaaccatttacatgctctGAGTGCGATAAAAGCTTCATTAGCAAATCTTATTTGAAAATACATGAAAGGATccatacaggtgagaaaccatttttGTGCACtcagtgtgataaaagcttccgttcaaaacctgaaatgaaaatgcatgtaagaatccacacaggagagaaaccatttacatgcacggAGTGTGACAAAAGTTTTAGTAGAAAATCAAAACTGACCAtgcatgaaaggatccacacaggggagagacCATTTACATGCATGGACTGTGATAAATGCTTCAGGTGTAAATCAGAACTGAAAAGCCATGAAAAGATCCATgtaggagagaaaccatttacatgtaatgagtgtGAAAAAAGATTCAGGTTTAAATCAAGACTGAAAAGGCATGAAAagatccacacaggagaaaaaccatttacatgcactgaatgtgataaaaggtTCAGGAGTAAATCAGAGCTGAATAGtcatgaaaggatccacacaggagagaaaccatttatttGCCTTGAATGTGTTAAAAGCTTTAGGTGTAAATCACAGCTGAAAAtccatgaaaggatccacacagaAGAAAAATTATTTACGTGCacagagtgtgataaaagcttcaccATGAAAGCACATTTGAAAAgccatgaaaggatccacacaggagagaaaccgtTTACCTGCAgggagtgtgataaaagcttcagttggAAATCAATTCTGAAAAGGCATGAAAGAATACACACTGGAGAGAATCCATTTACATATGAGTGTGATAAACGCTTCAGGAGTAAATCACATCTGAAAAGCCATGAAAGAGCCCACACAGGAGAGaatccatttacatgcactgtgaTAAAAGCTTCTGTTGGAAATCAATTCTGA